Proteins found in one Corynebacterium freneyi genomic segment:
- a CDS encoding catalase, giving the protein MSASSDKKQTKSKAKSAKAKATKAKNVAHDPADVRPGVPGPEPVAYEEPTDPRAPLPPKDDQTSPKPATPTGCPVHADRTDFAQQGEYLTTPQGVRRAETNHSLKAGPRGPVLLQDHHFQEKLQHFDRERIPERVVHARGAGAHGVFRSNGKAAKITRAGFLQEGVETPVFVRFSTVAGFRGSIDTARDTRGFAVKFYTDEGNHDLVGNNIPVFFIQDGIKFPDVVHSVKPQMDREIPQAQSAHDTFWDFVSLHTEATFHTMFNMSDRGIPRSYRMMEGFGVHTFRLINDAGETSLVKFHWKPKLGVHSQLWEEAQLSGGADPDLHRRDLADAIEAGAFPEWDLGVQVFPDNAEETFEGIDLLDPTKLVPEEIAPVEIIGTMTLNANPTNYFAETEQVGFCPSNMVPGIETTNDPLLQGRLFSYKDTQMHRLGGPNFTQLPINRPHAPVNDMQRDGFGQHAVPGGASAYHPNSVDGGCPFLADPETAGGYIEVPQEIAEAIKTREKPASFHDHFSQPRMFWKSLTPVERDHMVDAYTFELSKCFDETIRRRVVAEVLAYIDQELAESVAAGLGLPAPAPVKDLPEPDASPALSQIRGAFPLDGRQVGIIADDSTDAKALDKLIKGIDEAGMVPLVIADHAGRLGKKGDGATVQRTTFNTRSIEFDAVIAAADLDAPEIAVLLGEAFRHLKAIAAFGDGRKLVERHVDSKAPGIVLADSGAKALKALLKLMPEHRVWDRA; this is encoded by the coding sequence GTGTCCGCAAGCAGCGACAAGAAGCAGACCAAGAGCAAGGCCAAGTCCGCCAAGGCGAAGGCGACCAAGGCGAAGAACGTCGCGCACGACCCCGCCGACGTCCGCCCCGGCGTCCCCGGCCCCGAGCCCGTGGCCTACGAAGAGCCCACCGACCCGCGCGCGCCACTGCCGCCGAAGGACGACCAGACCTCGCCGAAGCCCGCGACGCCCACCGGCTGCCCGGTCCACGCCGACCGCACAGACTTCGCCCAGCAGGGCGAGTACCTGACCACTCCGCAGGGCGTCCGCCGCGCCGAGACGAACCACTCGCTCAAGGCCGGCCCCCGCGGCCCCGTGCTGCTGCAAGACCACCACTTCCAGGAGAAGCTGCAGCACTTCGACCGCGAACGCATCCCGGAGCGCGTCGTCCACGCCCGCGGCGCCGGCGCGCACGGCGTGTTCCGCTCCAACGGCAAAGCCGCGAAGATCACCCGTGCGGGCTTCCTGCAGGAGGGCGTGGAAACTCCGGTGTTCGTCCGCTTTTCGACGGTCGCCGGTTTCCGCGGTTCGATCGACACCGCCCGTGACACCCGCGGCTTCGCGGTGAAGTTCTACACCGACGAAGGCAACCACGACCTGGTGGGCAACAACATCCCGGTGTTCTTCATTCAGGACGGCATCAAGTTCCCCGACGTCGTCCACTCCGTGAAGCCGCAGATGGACCGCGAGATTCCGCAGGCCCAGTCCGCGCACGACACCTTCTGGGATTTCGTGTCGCTGCACACCGAGGCGACCTTCCACACCATGTTCAACATGTCCGACCGCGGCATCCCGCGCTCGTACCGCATGATGGAGGGCTTCGGCGTCCACACGTTCCGGCTGATCAACGACGCCGGCGAGACTTCCCTGGTGAAGTTCCACTGGAAGCCGAAGCTCGGCGTCCACTCCCAGCTGTGGGAGGAGGCGCAGCTGTCCGGCGGCGCCGACCCCGACCTGCACCGCCGTGACCTCGCCGACGCCATCGAAGCCGGCGCGTTCCCCGAATGGGATCTGGGCGTCCAGGTGTTCCCGGACAACGCCGAGGAGACCTTCGAGGGCATCGATCTGCTCGACCCGACGAAGCTCGTGCCCGAGGAGATCGCCCCGGTGGAGATCATCGGCACGATGACGCTCAACGCCAACCCGACGAACTACTTCGCCGAAACCGAGCAGGTCGGTTTCTGCCCGTCGAACATGGTCCCGGGCATCGAGACGACCAACGACCCGCTGCTGCAGGGCCGCCTGTTCTCCTACAAGGACACCCAGATGCACCGCCTGGGCGGACCGAACTTCACGCAGCTGCCCATCAACCGGCCGCATGCCCCGGTCAACGACATGCAGCGCGACGGCTTCGGCCAGCACGCGGTGCCGGGCGGCGCGAGCGCGTACCACCCGAACTCGGTCGACGGCGGCTGTCCGTTCCTCGCCGATCCGGAGACCGCCGGCGGGTACATCGAGGTTCCGCAGGAGATCGCCGAGGCGATCAAGACGCGCGAGAAGCCGGCGAGCTTCCACGACCACTTCTCGCAGCCGCGGATGTTCTGGAAGTCGCTGACGCCCGTCGAGCGCGACCACATGGTCGACGCGTACACCTTCGAACTGTCGAAGTGCTTCGACGAGACCATCCGCCGCCGCGTGGTCGCCGAGGTCCTGGCGTACATCGACCAGGAGTTGGCGGAGTCCGTGGCCGCCGGCCTGGGGCTGCCCGCGCCGGCGCCGGTGAAGGACCTGCCCGAGCCCGACGCCTCTCCGGCGTTGTCGCAGATCCGCGGCGCGTTCCCGCTGGACGGGCGCCAGGTGGGCATCATCGCCGACGACTCCACCGACGCGAAGGCCCTGGACAAGCTCATCAAGGGCATCGACGAGGCGGGCATGGTGCCGCTGGTCATCGCCGACCACGCCGGCCGCCTGGGGAAGAAGGGCGACGGCGCCACCGTCCAGCGCACCACCTTCAACACCCGCTCCATCGAGTTCGACGCGGTCATCGCGGCCGCCGATCTCGACGCTCCGGAGATCGCGGTGCTGCTCGGCGAGGCGTTCCGCCACCTGAAGGCCATCGCGGCGTTCGGCGATGGCCGGAAGCTGGTCGAGCGTCACGTCGATTCGAAGGCCCCGGGCATCGTCCTGGCCGACTCCGGCGCCAAGGCGTTGAAGGCGCTGCTGAAGTTGATGCCAGAGCACCGGGTGTGGGATCGCGCGTGA
- a CDS encoding HPP family protein, whose translation MPESREGKPAARPRINRIAGAFAALSGQAPPRPPLPHILAATLAVTIPLLILGAVADATHLALLTPPMAATAALIVGGPDLPLAQPRNVILGHFIGGLIGLALAIWFGGSILVGGLAAGLSFGAMLVLRCAHSPGAATAMLLVTMPPEHPLRFLPVLIASAALVVAAGLVANRIRRLRYPAYWW comes from the coding sequence TTGCCTGAGTCGCGCGAGGGGAAACCGGCGGCCCGGCCACGGATCAATCGCATCGCCGGGGCCTTCGCGGCACTGTCCGGCCAGGCGCCACCGCGGCCGCCGCTGCCGCACATACTCGCCGCCACCCTCGCGGTGACCATTCCCCTGCTCATCCTCGGCGCCGTCGCCGACGCCACGCACCTGGCGCTGCTCACCCCGCCGATGGCCGCCACCGCCGCGCTCATCGTCGGCGGCCCCGACCTGCCGCTGGCGCAGCCGCGCAACGTCATCCTCGGCCACTTCATCGGCGGGCTCATCGGACTGGCGCTGGCCATCTGGTTCGGCGGATCCATCCTGGTCGGCGGCCTGGCGGCCGGTCTCTCGTTCGGCGCAATGCTCGTCCTGCGCTGCGCCCACTCCCCGGGGGCGGCGACGGCGATGTTGCTGGTCACGATGCCCCCGGAGCACCCGCTGCGGTTCCTGCCCGTGCTCATCGCGTCGGCCGCGCTGGTCGTCGCGGCGGGTCTCGTGGCCAACCGCATCCGCCGCCTGCGGTACCCCGCCTACTGGTGGTGA
- a CDS encoding ROK family protein, whose translation MSAALSAPLAARTADATPAPGGRVGAPATATAGATATASSPTPAIAPTAAFRLPSSPAARLHHQIRLQWPITRPELAASTGLSQPTVARGVTALLDVGLIEERPDLITGTGAGRPRIPLAPAKSRWLHVGAHMGLRTTHIAIFDTVGRVLRETDLDLPLDAVAAEEAIDSIIAGIHRLRTGIARPLRTVGAALSGHVAADGTVTSRSYGWGRTDLVGMLSDGLGLPALAAPDVAAMAASELAATPLRADGERLPTSLYFYARELIGVAWTVDGAVHRPVHGDGSISHLRAPDSDLLGGETLKDAVGATGVLAAARDHGVRAESMADLIGAAQTNSTARAILDERARILGLAVANVADIVDPAHVILAGAAFTDDAAGLRVAARTIADVSPVRRDIRVSRARGTITRDAARAVALDPLHSDPLSLA comes from the coding sequence ATGTCAGCCGCCCTCTCCGCGCCCCTCGCAGCCCGCACCGCCGACGCCACGCCCGCGCCCGGCGGCCGCGTGGGCGCTCCGGCAACCGCGACGGCCGGAGCCACGGCGACCGCATCCTCCCCGACCCCTGCCATCGCCCCGACGGCCGCATTTCGCTTGCCCTCCTCCCCCGCCGCGCGCCTGCACCATCAGATTCGCCTGCAGTGGCCGATCACCCGTCCGGAGCTGGCGGCGTCGACGGGCCTGTCGCAGCCGACCGTGGCACGCGGGGTGACGGCGCTTCTCGACGTCGGCCTCATCGAGGAACGCCCCGACTTGATCACGGGCACCGGCGCCGGCCGCCCGCGCATCCCGCTGGCCCCGGCGAAGTCGCGGTGGCTGCACGTGGGCGCGCACATGGGACTGCGCACGACGCACATCGCGATCTTCGACACCGTCGGCCGCGTGTTGCGTGAAACCGACCTGGACCTGCCGCTCGACGCCGTCGCCGCAGAGGAGGCGATCGACTCGATCATCGCGGGCATCCATCGCCTGCGCACCGGCATCGCGCGTCCGCTGCGCACGGTCGGCGCCGCACTGTCGGGCCACGTCGCCGCCGATGGCACGGTCACCTCCCGCTCATACGGCTGGGGGCGGACGGATTTGGTCGGCATGCTTTCCGACGGCCTCGGCCTGCCCGCCCTGGCCGCCCCCGACGTGGCGGCGATGGCCGCGTCCGAGCTGGCCGCGACTCCGTTGCGCGCCGACGGCGAGCGTTTGCCGACGTCGCTGTACTTCTACGCCCGCGAACTCATCGGCGTGGCGTGGACCGTCGACGGGGCGGTGCACCGTCCGGTCCACGGCGATGGGTCGATCAGCCACCTGCGGGCCCCGGACAGCGACCTGCTGGGCGGGGAAACCCTGAAGGATGCCGTCGGCGCCACGGGCGTGCTCGCCGCCGCCCGCGATCACGGGGTCCGCGCCGAGTCCATGGCCGACCTCATCGGCGCGGCGCAGACGAACTCGACTGCCCGGGCGATCCTCGACGAGCGTGCGCGGATCCTGGGGTTGGCGGTGGCCAACGTCGCCGACATCGTCGATCCCGCGCACGTCATCCTGGCTGGTGCGGCGTTCACCGATGATGCGGCGGGGCTGCGCGTCGCCGCACGCACCATCGCGGACGTCTCCCCCGTCCGACGCGACATTCGGGTGTCCCGCGCCCGCGGCACCATCACCCGCGATGCCGCCCGCGCCGTGGCGCTGGACCCGCTGCACTCGGACCCGTTGAGCCTTGCCTGA